From the Nitrospiria bacterium genome, the window AGACAGACCGAGACATTGACAGCGGATCGGGACGCGGTCGAGAAAGAACGGGAGGCGGTCGTCCCGCTCGTCGATCCGAAGCTGTTGAAGATGTATCAGCAGCTAAAAAATCTTCACCGGGATTTGGCCGTGGTTCCCATTCAACACGGGACCTGCGGCGGCTGCCACATGAACATCCCGCCCCAGAGAATCGCCGAGGTGAAAGCCCGGCAACAAATCCTGACCTGTTCTCAATGTCAGAGGATTCTCTATTGGGCCGTTTCGATCGAAGCGGCGGCGGTTTCTAACGAGGCGAGCACTCCTGAAGCACCTGCTGCGTCGTCCTGAAATGCCATTTCGCCACTTTCTTTAGGACCTCCGCCGACGTCCGCTTGACCAAAGTCACCGCCGCGGCTCGGACCTGATCCGATGCCCCTTTGGGTAAGTCCATCCCGTGTTCTTCCGACAACTGTTTGAGGCGTTTCAAAAATTCCGCTCGCGCGACTATGGAGGCCGCGGCCACGGCCGGATCTTCTTCCGCGCGCGGACGCTGCTCCAGCACGATCTGCCGTCCCTTTTCCATCAGCGCATTCTTGATGAACCGCTCGTCTCCGAACTGATCGGCGATGGCCCGGGGGGACTCGGTTTCCGACAGCAGGTTCTCAAGGGTCCGGGCATGCGCCCAAGCCAGCAACTTGTTCAAGTTCCGCATCTTCTCATATAAGATATTATATCGTTCCGGCCCGATCGCCACGACCGCGTGCCGACAGGCCTCTCGGATCCTCGGCTCCAGTTCCAGGACGCGTTTGTCCGTCAACCGCTTGCTGTCCTTGACGCCCCAGGCCACGAGCCGGGCCGAGAGCTCCGGGTCGACCTGAACGCCAGCCACCACCAGCGGGCCGAAATAGTCTCCCTTTCCGGATTCATCCATACCGATCCATGAATGTTGAGTCGACACCGGTTTCACTATCGGATGGATACCGGCGCGGGCGAGGCGCGTCCGGAGACTGACTGTCGCCAGAAATAAACCGCAAGGGCC encodes:
- the rnhC gene encoding ribonuclease HIII, which codes for MDESGKGDYFGPLVVAGVQVDPELSARLVAWGVKDSKRLTDKRVLELEPRIREACRHAVVAIGPERYNILYEKMRNLNKLLAWAHARTLENLLSETESPRAIADQFGDERFIKNALMEKGRQIVLEQRPRAEEDPAVAAASIVARAEFLKRLKQLSEEHGMDLPKGASDQVRAAAVTLVKRTSAEVLKKVAKWHFRTTQQVLQECSPR